A segment of the Fusobacterium ulcerans genome:
TGTATATTAATGCTGGAAAGTAACGGATTTCAAGTGATAGATATGGGAGTAGATGTACCACAAGAAAAAATAGAGGAGTGTATAAAAAAAGAGTCTCCTGATATATTAATGCTTTCAGCAATGATTGCTCCAACAATGGAAGTTATGAAAATGACTATTGAATATCTAAGAGAAAAGGGAGTAACTAAAGACTTAAAGATAATGGTAGGAGGAGCTCCTTTGACTGAAGAGACAGCAAAAAGTATGGGTGCTACATATTCAGCAGATGCAGTGAGTGCAGTAGAAGTCGCAGAAAAATTATTAAATGTATAAAAAAAGAAGCTTTTACTTTTATGAAAGAGACTATGTATTTTTTTATTAAAAATTATTAAATGTATAAAAAAGCTGAGTAACATTTAAAAAAATGTTTTACTCAGTTTTTTTATTATAGAAAAATCTATAGAAATTTAATTTGAAAAATCTTTTGAAGCATTCAAGTAAGAAATAAGAACTTATAAAAATTTTTTATTTATTATTTTTATAAAATATTTAAAAATAAAATATATATTTTTTTTAAGAACAATTGATTTTCATATTAAAATACAAGGGTTTAAAACTTTAATTAAAGGTTATTATTGAAATCATAAAAAAAAACAATTCATTATATAAGTATATATAATGTGAATATATGCAATATAAAAATAGAATTATGTAAAAAAAAATTAGAATTATAGAATATAAAAAATTAATGAAAAAATATAAAATATATTTTTTAGAACTAAAATTATTAAAAAAAGTTCTACTATAGTAAATTAAATTTTAATATTTATCTCTATAAGATTAAAAATTAAAATAATTGAAATTAAAATAATTACATCTTTTTATTATAAATAAAGCTGTATATGAAAAGAGATTAAATAAGGTTATATTATAAATACAAAGTAATAAATATCAAAAAATCAGCACATATATAAAAATTATAATTACTTAAAGAAAAAGAAATTAAAAGGTTGAATAGGGGGAAATATGAATGAAAAAATAAAAAGATTAATTGTAGTATTAAGCTTAATTTTTATAATTATTGTTATTAATACAATGACATTAATGGCAAGCGATAATTCTATTGATGTAGTTGGAAATGTAGATTTTACAACTAATAGTAATTTAGATATTTTCAATATAGGTGAAAACAATGTTAATAAACTTTGGGGGATTAGAAATTTAGGAGTGGGTAATGTTGAGGTAAAAAATATTAAAATTGATGTTAATAGTGGAAATAATACTATTGATACTGAAGTTAAAGGAATTTGGAATGGAAATCTTGTAGCAGGAAATTTTACTGCCCATGATATCAATTTAACTTTAAAAAATACTACTAATTTCTCTACTTGGGGAATAGAGCAAAGAATGGGAACATTTAAAGTTAATAATATTATAATGAATTTAACAGATACTGGAACAGGAGAACTTTATGGTATTTTAAATGCTAATGGGAGCAATTTTGGTGCTAAAAATATAAAAATAATAGGAAATATAGATGGAAATTTTATTGGAATTACTAATAAATGGGGGAATTCAAAACTTTCTGCTAATGATATTTTTATTGATGGAACGGGAAAATATTATATGGTAGGAATTGAAAATTTGACAGCAAATGAAATAAAAAATTTGAATAATGTTACTATTAATTTAAATAAAAAACAAAATGGTGGCTCAACTATGACTGGATTAGAAAATAGTAATAGTAATTTTAATGCTGATAATATAAATATCATTCTAAATAATTCTAATGGAACATCAAAAACTACAGGAATTAATTTAGGTGGACAACATACGGTTAGTACTATTGGTAATTTAAATTTAGATATCAAAGGCAGTGGAGTTGGAGATTATGCAGTAGGAGTAAATGGCCATACATCAGTAAATGGAAACTTAAACTTAATAATAAAAAATGAAAATAACACACAAAGTGATAAAGTAACAGGAATTACAGGAAAAACTGTAGTAAATGGAGATGTATTTTTAAAACTTGTAAGTGGAGGTCAACATGGATATGGTTTTATGCAAAGAGCAGAGTTAAAAGGTAGAAATAATCTTATTGAAGTTAGTTCTCATAAAGATGAAAGAGTAATTAATGGGTGGCTACATTTATCTACTTTCTATGATGATTCTCTATTTGCAGATGATTCTGTTACAAATATAGTTATGGATGCTAAAACAGTAGGAAATAATAAATTAGTTTATGCTATAAGTAATTATGGAAAAGTTGAATTAGGAAAAAATGCTGTTTTAAATATTAATATTGATGGACAAAATTCTAGTATTGCGAACACTGGAACTACAAAATACCAAGGAGGAATTTTTGCTATTTTATCTAATTCAGGTGTAAGTGATCTTAAAGAAGGTTCTCAAACTAATATAATAGTTAAAGGAGCTGAAGTTAATAATAATGGATATTTAGGTACAGTTGGTATAGGTGGAAGTATTAATGCAGTTGGAGATATTAATGTAAATATATTAAGCAAAAATGGAATTGGACTTAGAGTTGCAGCAAGAAATGAAAAACAAATTTATACTGGAAATACTATTGTTAATAGTAACAATGGTTATGCTCTTGGTTTGGTAGATCTTTTTGAAGGAAAATCAGCTGAAATAAGAATTAATCCTGCTGATGGAAAAAAAGTCCAGTTAGCAGGGGACTTAAAACATTTCACTACTGATGATACTCTTTTGTCTCTTATTGATGTTAATTTTAAAACAGCTGATTCTTTTTTGACTGGAGCTAGTTTAGGTGTTAATAGTATAAATAATAGGAAGACAAAACTTAATTTTGAAAATAATTCTTATTGGAATGTAACATCTGATAGTATTGTAAGTGATTTATCACTTAATAAAGGAATAATTAACATGTCACATAAAAATGATAGACAGAAAATAGATATAGAAAATATATTAGGTAACAGTGGAACTTTCATAATGGATATTTCAACTAATGATATTAATCAGCAAGGTGGTGAAACAGATTTTTTAAGTATTAAAAATGCTGATTACTCCCAAAAACATTTTATAAAAATTGGAAGCAGCTCTATAAATGCATTGAATAATTATGATTTTGATAACAAAAATTCTGATAATGCAATTTGGATATCTGATACAAATACAAATGTTATTTTTGAAGGAGAAGAATTTGAAAGTATAGGAAATATATATAATTATGCTCTAGAACTTGATAAAAATCTAAGGACTGATACAAATAATTCAAGTAATGGAGACAATTGGTATATTACAGGTCTAAAGAAGAAAGAAAATGAAGTTACAGAAACCATTGAAGATGATATGACACTTTACTATATGAATGCAGCTATGGCAAGAATAGAAATGGATACTCTTCATAAACGTTTAGGTGATATTCGTAACTATGATACTGAAGAGGGAGTATGGGCAAGAGTTCTTTCTGGACAAATGGAATACGATAAGTCAGGTTATTTAAAAAACAACTATACTATGGTTCAAGCTGGATACGATAAGAGCAAAGCTTCTGAAAATGGAATATGGTTTACTGGATTTGGCATTCATCACAGAAAAGGAAAAATAGATTTTAGAAATGGTGATGGAGAAAATAGAAGTCTTGGTTTATCTCTATATAAATCATGGGCAGGATATAATGGGCAATATTTTGATATTATAGGAAAATATAGTCATATAGACAATGAGTATAAAAGTTTTAATAAAATAAATGAGAAAATGGAAGCTGATTATAATACTTGGAGTGGAAGTTTAAGTATTGAATATGGAAAGAAAAAATGGAGTGATAATAAAAAATGGTATATTCAGCCTAATACACAATTAAACTATACTTATGTAAATGGACAAAATTATAAAACAAGTTCTGGAGTAAG
Coding sequences within it:
- a CDS encoding autotransporter outer membrane beta-barrel domain-containing protein, translating into MNEKIKRLIVVLSLIFIIIVINTMTLMASDNSIDVVGNVDFTTNSNLDIFNIGENNVNKLWGIRNLGVGNVEVKNIKIDVNSGNNTIDTEVKGIWNGNLVAGNFTAHDINLTLKNTTNFSTWGIEQRMGTFKVNNIIMNLTDTGTGELYGILNANGSNFGAKNIKIIGNIDGNFIGITNKWGNSKLSANDIFIDGTGKYYMVGIENLTANEIKNLNNVTINLNKKQNGGSTMTGLENSNSNFNADNINIILNNSNGTSKTTGINLGGQHTVSTIGNLNLDIKGSGVGDYAVGVNGHTSVNGNLNLIIKNENNTQSDKVTGITGKTVVNGDVFLKLVSGGQHGYGFMQRAELKGRNNLIEVSSHKDERVINGWLHLSTFYDDSLFADDSVTNIVMDAKTVGNNKLVYAISNYGKVELGKNAVLNINIDGQNSSIANTGTTKYQGGIFAILSNSGVSDLKEGSQTNIIVKGAEVNNNGYLGTVGIGGSINAVGDINVNILSKNGIGLRVAARNEKQIYTGNTIVNSNNGYALGLVDLFEGKSAEIRINPADGKKVQLAGDLKHFTTDDTLLSLIDVNFKTADSFLTGASLGVNSINNRKTKLNFENNSYWNVTSDSIVSDLSLNKGIINMSHKNDRQKIDIENILGNSGTFIMDISTNDINQQGGETDFLSIKNADYSQKHFIKIGSSSINALNNYDFDNKNSDNAIWISDTNTNVIFEGEEFESIGNIYNYALELDKNLRTDTNNSSNGDNWYITGLKKKENEVTETIEDDMTLYYMNAAMARIEMDTLHKRLGDIRNYDTEEGVWARVLSGQMEYDKSGYLKNNYTMVQAGYDKSKASENGIWFTGFGIHHRKGKIDFRNGDGENRSLGLSLYKSWAGYNGQYFDIIGKYSHIDNEYKSFNKINEKMEADYNTWSGSLSIEYGKKKWSDNKKWYIQPNTQLNYTYVNGQNYKTSSGVRAEQKNINSLIGKAGIYAGHEFEKSNHFIKVAILHEFMGDYGVDIKGKDAELRKRADGKDSWFEIGIGGDFKVGKTDSMNVYYEIERTYGSDFETNWQASIGIRYRFNKLSDLLPASSPKPVENPVIKYTMTGKNHFSFDESSLTEDGKKVIRKISEEIDKNSKRGILTIEGHTDSIGTTEYNQKLSEKRAESVEKEFKENLKTEIKYETKGYGKSRPVADNKIAEGRAKNRRVDIKFNEN